The following DNA comes from Castanea sativa cultivar Marrone di Chiusa Pesio chromosome 10, ASM4071231v1.
ATATTCGTGTCAAAGTGTTTAATGATGATGCACCAAGATATCGGGGTAGGAAGGGTTACCCAACACAAAATGTGTTGGCGGTATGCtcatttgatttgaaattcacGTACGTATTACCGGGTTAAGAAGGAACTGCTTCAaatttgagaataataaagagTGTTTTAACTAGAAACgataatttgaaaatctcacAAGGTAAATTGAATTCAAATATGTATTAGGATGTattctttataattaaaaaatttatagtatataattaataattgttattgtttattagATAAATATTATCTTGTTGATGCAGGATACATGAATAGAAGTCGTCTGATTGCACCTTATAGGGGAGTGCATTATCATTTAAAAGAGTATTATGTTCGTCCCCctgaaaatgctaaaaaattgtttaatttatgaCATGCGTCATTGCGCATTGCTATTGAAAGAGTATTTGGTGTACTTAAAAATATAGGTGTCAATCTTGATGAAAGTCTTATTGTTGAAGTTGAAAGAGGTTTTACATTCTCATCGTGAATGTGTGGCCCCTACTCCAAGAGAAGATGACGAGGATGCTAGGCAAGGAGATATTATAAGAGATTCTATAGCATTAGCTACGTGGCAAAACTAAGTCCAAATGTAATAGTTTTTGCGTTTATTGTTGTCATGTTGTTTAAGACTATGTTATGTTTCAATTACTTAGACCTAAATATTATGGaaatttctcttttcatttttatattgcTCTCTATCTTttgataattaatattaatatttacacaatattttatgtgttttttgtcttattaATTATAGCATGGGTAAGATATCAAAGAAGAATAGTGGAGATCCAAGCAAAGAAGTACAATGGAGTAGTGTTATGGATGATGCTTTAGTGGATGCTTTTTTACATAAGGTGATCATAGGTGGTAGAGTTAATGGAACTTTTATCTCAAAGGCATATGATGACATAGTGAAAGAGTTGGTTGAAAAATTTAACATGAAGATTAACAAAGATAAGGTGAAAAATTGACAAAAGACATTAAAGAAGAATTTTCATGAATGCTATGACATATATAAAGATGGATTGAGTGGTTTTGGATAGAATGATTCTTTAAATATATGGATAGCTGAGCTAGAAGTTTGGGAGCCACTCATAGTGGTAAATTACCATTTTTTGtgagtttaattttgtattacataATTATATCTGTTGTTTAACCATTTTTCTTGGTTTGTAATAGTCTAAACCTACAGCCAAGAAGTGGATGACAACACCTATGCCCAACTACTCTAAGATGGCACAACTTTGGGCTAAAGATAGAGCAAAAGGTGATCATGCTAAAATTGCAAATGAGAAACGTGCTAGGTATGTTGCATCGACCACTATTGATGAGATTGATAAATTGATATCTCAAAATGAAGTTTCTTTGGAGAACTTTGAAGTGGAAGATGATCAGAGGTCATCAGAAATTAATGTTACACGTTCTCGAGCGTCATCACAAGATGCAATGTCTTCTAAAAGCAAGAAAAGACAACTAGCAAAAGATGATGAACTAGGAAATGTAATTTCTCAGTCATTTGATAATGTATCAATGGCAATTGATAGGGCGACTAAGGTTATGGCAAAGTGTTTTTCAAAGTCATATGAAGCAGAAGTTCATGCAGCTTTGGACTTATTGGACTTAGATCCAATATCAAAGATTGAGGCCTACATATTTTTGATGGAAAATACAACATATAAGGAGATGTTCTTTGGTTGCTGAGATCATGAGCGCAAATGTGTCCTATCGACACTAATGTTTAggcttaaaaataaaaaaagtgtgaGATTTTTTGGCCAACCTTAGTTTTGGAATggattatgttattttgttttgttttggcaaGACTCAttatagaagttttttttttttttttttaaagatatttgtttgcatttttagacaatatttattttgttgagaatAAATATGTGATGCGTGAATTGCTTTACAATATAGAAATATACATAACTTGTTTTTTAGttacaatacaatttttttccttaaaatagaattattttagttttatatcaagaaattgatatgttaataGTTCTATCACTTTTGGTCTTAGAGGGATGTTGCTCAGTATAAGAAATTGGGAGATGGAGATGATTAAATTATCAAATCCATTGTAAAGCCCACCAGTCAAAAAAGATCCAATTTAAAACTAGCAGCcccttaaaaaatttgcaaattgAAGTAAAGAAATTGTGCTATTGTCAATTTTTCATGCCATTATCTTCATctgttaaattattaattagcGTGATGCAATCTATTCACCTTGACAAAACTATATTGTAATTCAATAATCTAACACAGACCCAATTGTGGCTAACTAGTTTCACAGCATCCACTAAATACTAAACATTTCAGCAATTATAAGTTctcattgattattttttatattctttaaaatgaggggTATAATAGTAATGTTATTATAAgataattccattccatttcttcCAATGTCACTTCTAAACGATGTTACTTACATTCTATTCCTTTACTTTataacatccaaacaagatttttaaatttcattctattcCTTTCCCTACTAAATCCAttcaattccattccattcctttaatgatcattccattccattccatttcattactttataaactcccaaacgaaccctaagtgggagggaatgaaatagTTAAGAGGGagcactcattcctctctattcctttaaaaccttaaattttcatTCCTCCCAAAATTGGGAGTAATGGAAGGGAATGGAAttatgtttaatgaatttttttattaaaactctcaaaatattcttatatattcatccatttattttaaaatagaggtctagtagtaatattgtcataaaataatttcattccatttcctctatattactcccaaacaagattacttacattctattcattttcattcattttcattcttttttttaaacatccaatcaaggttacttaatttcattccattcatttctcttacttaaatacattccatttcattcctttcgatttccttatgatcattccattctattctctTATGAACTCTCAAACGAAGCCTAATACTCTTACCACACACTCCACTTTTTgaacactctctctctttctttttctccttctttcttctttcttcttctcctttttccttcttctcctcttttcttctttggcatctttttctttctttctttctttctttctttcttcttcttcttcttcttcttcttttgctattctctctctctctctctctctccttcttctttttcttttgatattctttctttctttcttcttcttcttcttcttctttttcatttctaaaaaaaaattctttctctttctccccctctctctctcaatcagATCGGTGATCTCTTCAAATCTGAAAAAGTTCTCTCTACCAAGCCTCCATGGCTCAATACACTCACACTCTTTCACACTTTCTCTCATGGCAGCGACAAGCATTCCTTGGTAGCGGGGACttgggtttttggttgatttGTATTTTGCCAAATaggttttttgttgtgttttattttgagttgattttgagttgggtttgtgaTGATTTACATTAATTTTGGGTTGATTGTGTTTGGATTAAATTAATGTTGTAATGGAATGATTGGTTGGTTGTGATGGTGGGTGGATGTTGGTGGTCGTCTTCTTCTTGACATTGAAGAGAGGGTGAGAGAGAGTCTAACAAGgcaagagagaggagagagaaaaaagtttaaaataatagGATAGAAAGCTACATGTAAATATATACGGTTACTACAGCAATTTTGCATATGAATGGTGTTATAGATGGATTTATGTGGATAGTTTTTGagcaaaaatgtgtaaaaatgaacactttttctattttgcattgACTAATGCAAGTGCTCTAACCCAAGTGAATTTTCCATATAAAGTTAAATCCGTTATGCAAGTTTGTTTGGCATCAGCTTAAacccagtttttatttttagcttttatgtatagttttttaaaatttcactatttctcacttttttcaATATACAAGAATACTTTAATACactttcaacaaattttttttagcaaaaagctAGATAAGCTGTTCCGAAACAGACATATAGatatttacaacaaattttaggttacaaattgttattaataagtaataataaaatgtcaGTGGTGGGTCAAATTGAAATCTTATCATTCATAATTTATTGTGTAATTTTTGTGTACATACAATTACTCGaagttaaaagttttttttttttaatcatggttAGAAATCTACCCCAACCTGTACCCTAgggtcccccccccccccctctctaaGTACCTAGGGAGGTGCCATCGTACTAAAAATGTCTACAAAGTTAAAAGTAAGGCTATAAATGAGTCAAACTGTTAATAGACAGTTTGAACTTGGCTTAATAAAAACtcgttcatgtttgtttgtttataagtGAGCCAAGCTGCCTTAAAGgcttatttaatattatttaataaacaagctgaacctagtaaaaaaattgttcatgagCAAGCTTGTAAACAATAAGGCTCTAGAAAGACAAGCTACACTTAAGTTGGTTTATGGACTTCGTAACAAGATTGATATGAGCCTGAAATTTAAACTAATATCTTACtaaagttttaattaattaggagTTAGAACCACATATCTAAATCAAATGGGCTTAATAATATGCTCAACATGGATTTAGTAATGTACTTGTATTGTATCTCAAGTTTAAaaacttgatattaagcttgagtttgagtttaagctCGACTTAATTAATGAATCAAGTGAAACTAAGCTAagcttttattttgttgaaaactgaaaataataaaaaagttattgttCACATGGCTAAATGCATTATTCATGGTGTAAAAGGTGCTcaactgggaaaaaaaaacgcCAAACGTGGCTGCAGACACACTACCCAAACATTACCTAAGTTTAGGTTTTTGGACTAATTGACAAGgtcaaaattaaacataatttatagTCTGTAACGTGCAGTTTAGttcttttatttggaaaaaaaaaaaaaaaaaaacaaaaaaaagggtaagaaCTAACAAGTTCTCCCCCTATTCCTCTTTTTTTGGAGAGGAAAGAAAGGAATTTCTTTAAAGAAACAGAGCAAAGCTGGAACATTACATGATTTACATCTGATCAAAAGATCAATCATTCTGGAATTCTTGCCAAATACATTCAGGGACCCGTCTTCCATACCAATTCAGCAAAAGTGCATATCGTGCTAAAATATGTGCCAATAAAATATGGCCGAgtccctttcaaaaaaaaattaataaaaacttcctgctttgtatttttttaataatatttcttactccataaaattaaaaaagaaagaaaaaagaaaaaaaaaaaagaaacaagcaaTGTTTTGAGCATTAATAAACTTCCTAACCTCATATTCTCTGAACCATCCATGATCCATCAATGGCTACCGAAGTCGAAGACCACCGTCCTCTCGTCCTCGTACACCACCTCGCTTCATTCAAACTTCCACTCCAAGACCGCTTGATCACCCACTTCCGCCTTTTCGACTCGCTGGCCTCGCCCGAGGCCTCCTCCGTACGCGCTCTCATTTGCGTCGGCCCCACGCCCGTCACCGTCGACACCCTCGACCACCTCCCTTCTCTGCGACTTGTCGTTGGCTCCAGCGCCGGCCTTGACCACGTCGACCTCGCCGAGTGCCGCCGTCGTGGCATTGCCGTCACCAATTCCGGCGACGCCTACTCTGAGAACGTGGCCGACTACGCCGTTGCGCTTTTGCTCGATGTTCTGCGCCGACTTTCCGCTGCTGACCGATTTGTTCGCTCTGGTTTGTGGCCTCAACAGGGAGAGTACCCACTTGGCTGTaaggtttgttttgttttgtttcctgTTTTTTCGATCTAtgggttttgtcatttttttagcACATCTGGATTGGTGgcttttattgttaaaaacGACAAGCATAGTGAATGACACAAAAACACATGTTCATAGTTGCTGAGGTAGCATCTGCCATCTGGTTCTGGTGATTGGTGTGTAATAAAGTAAACGTTACGGTTTGCTATTGATTAGCTGAGGCATGTCTCTGTGTCACTGTGTGGAAGTTTTGTATAACACACAACTGAGATACGAAACGAAATACAGATCTAGGTAAATTATGGTTGATTAGCTGGGATTTTCAGCGTGATTAGCTTGGAAAgattgaaaaagagaagaaagggaAGGGTATATAATTCAAAGCTACTAACATCGTAAGTATATTCATTTAGCTTGAAAGAGCATAACTAGTATCTGTGTTTTGGGAAATGAATTCATTGACATAGAAATGAAATTGTTATGAATCTGGGAACAGAGCTGGTAAGAAACATACAGGGCCTTGATCAGGTGCTAGTGATGTAGGAGCCGCAGCTACTAACCTTGTAAACATTAGAATAGTGTTGCTGGTTGTATTCACTAGTTATACTTGCATCTTGATTAAACTTAAACATTATATTATCCAATCGATTCTTATATGAATTGGTTATGACTGTAGTTAGGGGGAAAACGAGTTGGTATTGTGGGGCTGGGAAGTATTGGCTATGAAGTTGCAAAAAGGCTTGTGGCATTTGGCTGCACAGTTGCATACAACTCGAGGAACAAGAAGCCATCTGCACTGTACCCTTACTATGCCAATGTCCATGACCTTGCTGTTAACAGTGATGTTCTTATTGTTTGCTGTGCGCTGACGAATGAAACTTACCATATAATCAACAAAGATGTTTTGACAGCATTGGGAAGGGAAGGGGTTATAATTAATGTTGGGCGCGGTGCTCTTGTTGATGAGAAAGAATTGGTGCAATTTTTGGTCCAAGGGGAGATTGGTGGTGCAGGTCTTGATGTGTTTGAGAACGAGCCTAATGTCCCAAAAGAGCTATTTGCCCTGGACAATGTTGTGTTGTCTCCACATCTTGCTGTTTCAACTCCAGAATCCTTCGAAGCCTTGAACGAGGTGATTATAGCAAACTTGAAggctttcttttcaaataagCCTTTATTGTCGCCTTTCCAGCACGAATGAAGTAGTAATATGCACATAGGGTTGTATGATTGGAAGGTTTCCATTTGTATGATTGGTGTATTTCTTTTCTAATAAGCCTTTGTTGTGGCCTTTCCAGCATGAATGGAgtaataatattcaaatttggATGTATGATTGGAAGGTTTCCATCTATATTAAGATTATTAGATTAAAGACTCTTTAGAGGTCAAATTCAACAGCATGGTGAATattaatgtatatataaatcCTTAAAAGGCAAAGAAATTGAAGATGAACTTGGAGCcgtttagttttgtttttgtcaaatttaaaaTGTAGATTACATGTTCAGAGAAACGATTTCTTCTGTGGTTTCTTGAATTGTCAAATACGTTTCTCTAACAATAGTCTAAAGAAAAAGGGAGGAGGGATTTtgattcttaaatatgtgattttttttttaatgttttattgtgttttttttaagggtaataCAGACATGGGTTACAACTGAATAATAGAGTTATGCTCAAGTGGTAAAAAGTGACATTTTTCAAAGCATTGATGGCAATGAGTAGATAACCtgtaattatttctataaaaaatagtttcacaaaccTTGTATTGTTAAAACTTATATATcatttttgctacaaaattaactatttatattattaataacttacaaataaaaatttaataccctgtaaatttatataaattcaattttaagtCTAATAAGTATTTCTATATACATGtgtatataaacacacacacacatatatatatttgaaccTCTTATTCATGAGGGTGTTCATTAACACAATATTTTGTTTGAATTCAGTTTGTTTAATGGTGGAGTTTAAACCTATGTTTTGCTTGACTTTGTTTaagttggttttttattttatttttttatttgtatttcaaGTAAGGATGATTTGTTAAATAAACCatcataaacaaatttaatgatttttataattCGTTTTCTCCATTTGGtgaatataaactataaagcttGCCCaccattaataaaatataatcgttagagcattcttatcaagcattctaaaaaatttagggtctgtttggtttaaaatttatcatcactcaattctcaa
Coding sequences within:
- the LOC142611871 gene encoding glyoxylate/hydroxypyruvate reductase HPR3-like, which codes for MATEVEDHRPLVLVHHLASFKLPLQDRLITHFRLFDSLASPEASSVRALICVGPTPVTVDTLDHLPSLRLVVGSSAGLDHVDLAECRRRGIAVTNSGDAYSENVADYAVALLLDVLRRLSAADRFVRSGLWPQQGEYPLGCKLGGKRVGIVGLGSIGYEVAKRLVAFGCTVAYNSRNKKPSALYPYYANVHDLAVNSDVLIVCCALTNETYHIINKDVLTALGREGVIINVGRGALVDEKELVQFLVQGEIGGAGLDVFENEPNVPKELFALDNVVLSPHLAVSTPESFEALNEVIIANLKAFFSNKPLLSPFQHE